In Cryptococcus neoformans var. neoformans B-3501A chromosome 11, whole genome shotgun sequence, the genomic window GATTGGTCGCTTCTCAAGTCACTCAAGGGTCACTCCGGAAGGGTCAATCATGTTGATGTGCATCCAACGGGAAGGGTTGCTCTAAGTGTTGGAAAGGACCAAACTTTGAAGATGTGGGATTTGATGAGAGGTCGAGGAGCGGCGAGTCTGCCTCTGGGAAGTGGTAAGTCCAGATGCCTTGAAGGAAATAGAGATATTAATGGAATGTGTTTAGAGGCGGAGCTCGTCAAGTTCTCTCAACAAGGCACCCATTTTGCTGTTCTCTTCCCCAGAAAAATCCAAATCTACTCGCTCGTAAGTCACTGACTATCCTTTGGCGCCCCATGTCCTGTAACTTACACCACGTAGACCTTGAAACTCCTGTACACCCTCGAGACAAAGTCTCGTTTCAAccaccttcttttccatcttctccctgcCTCTACggaggatggcgaagaGACTGAGGTGCTTTGTATCGGTACTGAGAAAGGTGTCGTCGAGATCTATCGAATAACATTGggtgaaggggaggagtctgaagacgaagaggacgatgacgaggagattgaaaaggaaaCCAAGGGCAAGGGGGCCGAACTGGAGAGAATCGCCACGCTTGTTGGACACACGAACCGGTACGCTTACGTTTTGTATTGTTGCAAGGTTTTGCTAAAAAGTCCTCTAGAGTGAAAGCCATTTCAtcacttcctttcctcgCACCTACCTCTACAGGGGATGTGCGCAAGACAATCCTCCTCACAACTGTCTCATCTGACGGTCTCATCAACGTCTACGACCTCTGTGCGGCTACCACCGATATcgaaaagggagaagagaacaaGGTTGAACCCGTTGCATCTTACGATACCAAGGGTACTCGATTGACCTGTGTTTACCTTGCTGATGGGCAAGATGGGACCAAGGAGATCAAGgtcaaagaggaagagatcaGTGAGAGCGAGGACGAGGGTGAGGACATCTATGGAAGCGAACAAGCAagtgacgatgatgaagacgacgacggGATGGAGGTCGAAttcgaggatgaagaagaggaaattgagggtgaagaagagtaggCAATTTGCATGCGCACCAGACAGACCGCGCTACATAGCAGTGCATATACACAACTACATACATATAGAGAGAGAGtcgggaaggaaaaagcaGGAAGCAACGGGGTAGTCATCTGCCACATGTATGAATAAGTCGGCGTTTGCGGCGATATGGAGTAGCGTGGTCATGGTCCTTTGAGTGGCGTGTCCCCTTGTGCCTTTTTTCGGGTGGGTTATAAATACCAAACACGCTCAAACGCTCATCATTTTTCGCCCCCCTCCACTTTGTTTTTCAAAAATTCACAACCAGCGGACGTcgccgcttcttcttgccgtcGCGTCCCGTCCACGTTCTCCACTGCGTCACTCCACTCGTTTAAGCTGTGAAGGTGAGCGAGTGAGGATGACCATGCATTGCTGATACATTGCTGACAATGTTGCCCGTGCTGCTGACAGTATGTCTGAGGTTACTGAGACGCccgttcctcctctttccaacgTTACCGAGCCGCCCAGGAGTCCTAACCCGCTCAACCCCGCTACAGACGCGCAGGGCGAGAACATCCAACCGCTAGCCGAGCGTGAGCCGCAGAATGACGTGCCAGGAGTGACCGCCGCTCCCGATCAGCCACCTTTGCCAGTGGATGCacctctccctccctctcctgCCGCGAGCGACGAACCTCCCCCTTCCTTACCTTCCAGCGCTATTCCCACAGCTGTGCCCACCCCTACCGTGATTACAGTAGGCGAGGATAAGCCCGAGGTTCCCGCCGGAGCCCCGTTGTCTACCGTGACGCAAGGATCAGCGTCAATGGATCTTGATGAGGCCACACCTCAACCAGTCAAACGCGCCGGGGAGGAGCTCGAtggtgaaagagaggagaagagattaAAGGAGGATGGGCCTGCCGTGGAGGCTGCTGCAGAGGCTGGAGAGGCTACTGGGGAGGCTATCGCTGTAGCGGTCCAGTCTGACGTTCCTCTTGTTGGACCGGATGGTCAACCATTGCCTCCTCCGGCCTGGCTTTCCTATGTTCCTCCTGCCCCCAAGTTCGCCGGTCCCAACACACCGCTTACGCTCACTCAACACAAGTACATGCTCAATGCTGTGCGCTCACTGAAGAAGCGCCTTCCTGATGCGTACAACTTTCTTGTTCCTGTCGACACTGTTCGATTTAACATTCCTCATTACCACACCGTTATCGATACACCTATGGATTTGGGTACGGTTGAGACCAAGTTGATTGTCAGTGATCCCAGGGGTCCTCCCAAAGACAAGAGTAAGATGAGCAAGTGGGATACTAGCAAAGGCAAGTACAACAATGTTGCCGAGGTGACTGAGGATGTGAGGAGGATCTGGGAGAATTCACGCAAGTTTAATGGGAAAGAGCATCCTGTCAGTCAGATGGCTACTCGATTGGAGGAGGCTTTTGAGAGGTCTTTAAGCAACCTGCCAGCTGAAGTAAGTTGCAAAAAGCCTTGTCTTCCAAGTGAAAATACATGTTAAATTTCAATCCAGCCTGTTATCGCATCTCCTGCCTCTGCTGGTCCCTCTCATGTCCGCCGCTCTTCCATTAGTCAACCTCCTGTCGTCCGACGAAGTTCCGATGACACTCGTCCTAAGCGCGAgattcatcctcctccccccaAAGATCTTGCTTACGAAGAGTCTCCTGGCTCTGCGCGGAAACCTAAACGTAGGAACGACCCCCAACTGCAGTGGGCTTCAAGGGCCATCAAGAGTTTGGAGATTTCCAACAAGTACTATGTTGCCGTTTCACCTTTTCTTTACCCCGTCGACAAAATCATTGAGGAAGTTCCGGATTATGCTACTGTCATTAAACGTCCCATTGACTTCAACATTATCAAGAACAAACTCGCCGAGAATACATACGAGGATGTGAATCAGGTGGATGACGACATTCGTTTGATGGTTGCCAATGCGCAAAAATTCAACCCGCCTGGCCACGAAGTGCATACATCTGCTACGCAATTACTGCAAATCTGGGAAGAAAAGTGGAGGACGGTGCCGGCGAAAGTGGAAACTAGAGATTCTAGCGAGGACCCGATGGCCGAAGCCTTTGACGATTACTCGAGCGATGAAGATAGTAAGCGCTTTCAGATTGATTGCTGATACGGTGGCTGACTACTGGGTAGACGCACA contains:
- a CDS encoding hypothetical protein (HMMPfam hit to Bromodomain, Bromodomain, score: 149.6, E(): 6.6e-42) produces the protein MSEVTETPVPPLSNVTEPPRSPNPLNPATDAQGENIQPLAEREPQNDVPGVTAAPDQPPLPVDAPLPPSPAASDEPPPSLPSSAIPTAVPTPTVITVGEDKPEVPAGAPLSTVTQGSASMDLDEATPQPVKRAGEELDGEREEKRLKEDGPAVEAAAEAGEATGEAIAVAVQSDVPLVGPDGQPLPPPAWLSYVPPAPKFAGPNTPLTLTQHKYMLNAVRSLKKRLPDAYNFLVPVDTVRFNIPHYHTVIDTPMDLGTVETKLIVSDPRGPPKDKSKMSKWDTSKGKYNNVAEVTEDVRRIWENSRKFNGKEHPVSQMATRLEEAFERSLSNLPAEPVIASPASAGPSHVRRSSISQPPVVRRSSDDTRPKREIHPPPPKDLAYEESPGSARKPKRRNDPQLQWASRAIKSLEISNKYYVAVSPFLYPVDKIIEEVPDYATVIKRPIDFNIIKNKLAENTYEDVNQVDDDIRLMVANAQKFNPPGHEVHTSATQLLQIWEEKWRTVPAKVETRDSSEDPMAEAFDDYSSDEDNAQLRSLESQVIALNQQISALRSKMTKRRAARGSKSKSKPKTAPRKSSVSKPSPNINGNSQPKKSKKAPKEANLMYREDDDESEEEEDISHLSHAQKQELAEKIGQTDGETLSKVISIIQQSTNIGGSNQEIELDIDSLPPATVIRLYNLVCRGGRGSGSKRGRGGVVKKAGGTGRKAMGGVSRRSVNEREEAERIRRMEQQLQAFESSRPVPQAVGYEEEESSSEEESSEEE
- a CDS encoding hypothetical protein (HMMPfam hit to WD40, WD domain, G-beta repeat, score: 115.4, E(): 1.3e-31), encoding MGKHGKTKTTSKGAQRPAPYQKKAKVDVTFDTGVKPSKAENKPKATNGKAKKDKETSKPSKAKQPKEKKEETAKVSSPKPTKSDKGKGKSILPPTVGPSTFIVIAGSYEKLLYGLEGSYPTGSTAPVLEPIFIFPAHLACVKAVAASPGGKWLATGSEDEFVKVWDLRRRKEVGSLSQHTGSITSLHFPTPSHLLTTSVDSTLSLFRTSDWSLLKSLKGHSGRVNHVDVHPTGRVALSVGKDQTLKMWDLMRGRGAASLPLGSEAELVKFSQQGTHFAVLFPRKIQIYSLTLKLLYTLETKSRFNHLLFHLLPASTEDGEETEVLCIGTEKGVVEIYRITLGEGEESEDEEDDDEEIEKETKGKGAELERIATLVGHTNRVKAISSLPFLAPTSTGDVRKTILLTTVSSDGLINVYDLCAATTDIEKGEENKVEPVASYDTKGTRLTCVYLADGQDGTKEIKVKEEEISESEDEGEDIYGSEQASDDDEDDDGMEVEFEDEEEEIEGEEE